In Serratia marcescens subsp. marcescens ATCC 13880, a single genomic region encodes these proteins:
- a CDS encoding AraC family transcriptional regulator produces the protein MKVQIPRHCLDIDQVPRPLFALQGSTLEQDWEVEPHRHRKAQLIYTVRGMIRCEVENGLWLVPPQCALWMPGNVLHNAQGAGSTEAYCLFVDQHAAAGLPQSCCTLSVSPLLRELLLQASTFEPLYDEQGAEGRLTAVLLDQLAAAPIENLHLPVSDDARIRQLTEGMLSSPADKSTLGQWAQRIGMSERSLSRTLQQQMGMSFGHWRRQLHVMLALQRLTQGESVQTVALDLGYESASGFVTMFRKAVGKPPARYLAERNASGETLGGAITM, from the coding sequence ATGAAAGTACAGATCCCCCGCCACTGTCTGGATATCGATCAAGTGCCACGCCCGCTGTTTGCCCTGCAGGGGTCGACCCTCGAACAGGATTGGGAAGTCGAGCCGCACCGCCACCGGAAGGCGCAACTGATCTACACCGTGCGCGGCATGATCCGCTGCGAAGTGGAAAACGGGCTGTGGCTGGTGCCGCCGCAGTGCGCGCTGTGGATGCCGGGCAACGTATTGCACAACGCCCAGGGCGCCGGCTCCACCGAGGCCTACTGCCTGTTCGTCGATCAACATGCCGCCGCCGGCCTGCCGCAAAGCTGCTGCACGCTGTCGGTCTCGCCGCTGCTGCGCGAGCTGCTGCTGCAGGCCAGCACCTTCGAGCCGCTTTACGACGAACAGGGCGCCGAAGGGCGTCTGACGGCGGTATTGCTGGATCAGCTGGCGGCCGCGCCGATCGAGAATCTGCATCTGCCGGTGTCCGACGACGCGCGCATCCGGCAGTTGACCGAAGGCATGCTGAGCAGCCCGGCGGACAAATCCACCCTCGGGCAGTGGGCGCAGCGCATCGGCATGAGCGAACGCTCCCTCAGCCGCACGCTGCAACAGCAGATGGGCATGAGCTTCGGCCACTGGCGGCGCCAGCTGCACGTGATGCTGGCGCTGCAGCGCTTGACGCAGGGCGAGAGCGTACAGACGGTGGCGCTGGATCTGGGCTACGAGAGCGCCAGCGGCTTCGTCACCATGTTCAGAAAGGCGGTGGGCAAACCGCCGGCGCGCTACCTGGCGGAGCGCAACGCCTCTGGAGAAACCCTGGGCGGCGCGATCACCATGTGA
- a CDS encoding helix-turn-helix domain-containing protein, with protein sequence MHQQQVIEQLLAWIEQSLDQPLTLDDIAAKSGYSKWHLQRMFKQHTGHILGTYARRRRLTAAARELRLTGTSVACIADTYQFDSQQTFTRCFRKQFGLPPASYRRSQDWSSYGLQPPLRLTEAPLPQADIVTLPAMQLVGHTQRRSFTLGQLAASKCELRRHAWRQLLQPQALPEVVYGLTSLEVDRRRRGSPRMAYTAALPDEGAPGERVTIEQGEYARFTYQGQAEGLQNFIVRLYDTAMPQMNAIRRPGQDIERFYPAQEGSCPLGGAAIRCEYLIPIRRVEALAAAS encoded by the coding sequence ATGCACCAGCAACAGGTGATTGAACAGCTGCTGGCCTGGATCGAGCAGAGCCTGGATCAGCCGCTGACGCTGGACGACATCGCCGCCAAGTCCGGCTACTCCAAATGGCATTTGCAGCGGATGTTCAAGCAGCATACCGGCCATATTCTCGGCACCTACGCGCGCCGCAGAAGGCTGACCGCCGCCGCGCGTGAACTGCGCCTGACCGGCACCAGCGTGGCCTGCATCGCCGATACTTACCAGTTCGATTCGCAGCAGACCTTCACCCGTTGCTTCCGCAAGCAGTTCGGTCTGCCGCCGGCCAGCTATCGTCGCAGCCAGGATTGGTCGAGCTATGGCCTGCAGCCGCCGCTGCGCCTGACCGAAGCGCCATTGCCGCAGGCCGATATCGTGACGCTGCCCGCCATGCAGTTGGTGGGCCATACCCAGCGCCGCAGTTTTACCCTGGGGCAACTGGCGGCCTCCAAGTGTGAGCTGCGCCGCCACGCCTGGCGGCAGTTGCTGCAGCCGCAGGCGCTGCCGGAGGTAGTATACGGCCTTACCAGTCTGGAAGTTGACCGGCGCCGCCGGGGCAGCCCGCGCATGGCCTACACCGCCGCTCTGCCGGACGAAGGGGCGCCGGGAGAGCGGGTGACTATCGAGCAGGGCGAGTATGCCCGTTTCACCTACCAGGGACAGGCGGAGGGGTTACAAAACTTTATTGTCCGGCTGTATGACACCGCCATGCCGCAGATGAACGCCATCCGCCGGCCGGGGCAGGATATCGAGCGTTTCTACCCGGCGCAGGAGGGCAGTTGCCCGCTCGGCGGCGCGGCGATCCGCTGTGAATACCTGATCCCGATACGGCGGGTGGAAGCGTTGGCCGCCGCCAGCTAG
- a CDS encoding L,D-transpeptidase family protein has product MKMSIRALLTLFTALVAFSQAAFAVVYPLPPKDSRLVGENIQITVPEDSKLPLESFAAQYQMGLSNMLEANPGVDPFLPKAGSTLTIPQQLILPDAPREGIIINSAEMRLYYYPKGSNTVVVLPIGIGQLGKDTPLNWTTTVQRKKDGPTWTPTAKMRAEYAADGEILPAVFPAGPDNPMGLYALYVGRLYAIHGTNANFGIGLRVSHGCVRLRADDIKYLFENVPVGTRVQFINEPMKASVEPDGSRYVEVHNPLSANEEQLQSKDPVPLTISAPVGKVLMDAGVNQSEVDAAIKARSGMPVKVN; this is encoded by the coding sequence ATGAAAATGAGCATTCGCGCGTTATTAACCCTGTTTACGGCACTGGTTGCATTCAGCCAGGCTGCCTTCGCCGTCGTTTACCCGCTGCCGCCAAAAGACAGCCGTTTGGTGGGCGAGAATATCCAAATCACCGTACCGGAAGACAGCAAACTGCCGCTGGAGAGCTTCGCCGCCCAGTATCAGATGGGGCTGAGCAACATGCTGGAGGCCAACCCGGGCGTGGATCCGTTCCTGCCGAAGGCCGGCAGCACCCTGACTATCCCGCAGCAGCTGATCCTGCCGGACGCGCCGCGTGAAGGCATCATCATCAACAGCGCCGAAATGCGTCTGTACTATTACCCGAAAGGCTCCAACACCGTGGTGGTGCTGCCGATCGGCATCGGCCAGCTGGGTAAAGACACCCCGCTGAACTGGACCACCACCGTGCAGCGCAAGAAAGACGGCCCGACCTGGACGCCGACCGCCAAGATGCGCGCCGAATACGCGGCTGACGGCGAGATCCTGCCTGCGGTGTTCCCGGCCGGCCCGGACAACCCGATGGGGCTGTATGCGCTGTATGTCGGCCGCCTGTATGCCATCCACGGCACCAACGCCAACTTCGGCATCGGCCTGCGCGTGAGCCACGGCTGCGTGCGTCTGCGCGCCGACGACATCAAGTATCTGTTCGAAAACGTGCCGGTCGGCACCCGCGTGCAGTTCATCAACGAACCGATGAAAGCCTCCGTCGAACCGGACGGCTCGCGCTACGTGGAAGTGCACAACCCGCTGTCGGCCAACGAAGAGCAGCTGCAATCGAAAGATCCGGTGCCGTTGACCATCTCCGCGCCGGTCGGCAAAGTGCTGATGGACGCCGGCGTCAACCAGAGCGAAGTGGACGCGGCGATCAAGGCCCGTTCCGGTATGCCGGTGAAAGTGAACTGA
- a CDS encoding type II toxin-antitoxin system RelE/ParE family toxin produces the protein MRTFKTRWFSKKAQAHGITDKALCRAVHDVQRGLAVDLGGGVFKKRLNHNRDRALVLAKNGRHWVYVFLFAKQVQANISGAELQAFRKLAVHFGALSDEMLQSLVVKNEWMEICHEEGKNVSESGL, from the coding sequence ATGCGTACATTTAAAACTCGTTGGTTTAGCAAGAAGGCTCAGGCGCACGGCATTACCGATAAGGCATTATGTCGGGCGGTACACGATGTACAACGGGGTTTGGCTGTGGATTTAGGCGGTGGTGTATTTAAAAAACGTCTTAATCATAATCGCGACCGTGCGTTGGTATTAGCGAAAAACGGTCGGCATTGGGTGTATGTTTTTTTGTTTGCCAAGCAGGTCCAGGCCAATATCTCTGGGGCGGAATTGCAAGCTTTTCGCAAGTTGGCGGTGCATTTTGGCGCGTTGAGCGACGAAATGCTCCAATCCTTGGTCGTAAAGAACGAATGGATGGAGATTTGCCATGAAGAAGGAAAAAACGTTTCGGAGTCCGGCCTTTGA
- a CDS encoding helix-turn-helix domain-containing protein: MKKEKTFRSPAFEAIHSAAEGLHRTGAISLETLRSFDESCLAPVEMLQPQEIKALREHLRLSQPVFARYLNTSVSTIQKWETGVKRPGGVSLKLLSIVRKHGLEVLL, translated from the coding sequence ATGAAGAAGGAAAAAACGTTTCGGAGTCCGGCCTTTGAGGCGATTCACAGCGCGGCTGAAGGATTGCATCGTACTGGCGCCATTTCTCTGGAAACCCTACGCAGTTTCGACGAGTCTTGCCTTGCTCCGGTCGAGATGTTGCAGCCCCAAGAGATCAAAGCCTTGCGTGAGCATTTACGTTTAAGCCAACCGGTTTTTGCCCGTTATCTGAATACCAGCGTGTCGACCATACAGAAGTGGGAGACGGGGGTGAAACGGCCCGGCGGCGTGTCGCTCAAGCTGCTTTCGATCGTACGTAAGCACGGGCTTGAGGTCTTGTTGTAG
- a CDS encoding ExbD/TolR family protein: MRNWNEPKKNKAHIELIPMIDVMMFLLVFFVLISLNVIPALGLKTQLPSAGSAQQLKPQKKAIITLGADEQLQLDGQPIALDALVNTLKQQQQANQTTTIIVNSDKGVAVERLVAVMDNLRQGGFFSVSIATRKL; this comes from the coding sequence ATGCGTAACTGGAACGAACCGAAAAAGAACAAAGCGCACATCGAACTGATCCCGATGATCGACGTGATGATGTTTTTATTGGTGTTTTTCGTCTTGATCAGCCTGAACGTCATCCCGGCGCTCGGGCTGAAAACGCAGTTGCCGTCCGCCGGCAGCGCGCAACAGCTGAAACCGCAGAAGAAAGCGATCATCACGCTGGGGGCCGACGAACAGCTGCAGCTGGATGGCCAGCCGATCGCGCTCGACGCGTTGGTCAACACGCTGAAACAACAGCAGCAGGCCAACCAGACCACCACCATCATCGTCAACAGCGATAAAGGCGTGGCGGTCGAGCGGCTGGTGGCGGTCATGGACAACCTGCGCCAGGGCGGCTTCTTCTCCGTCTCCATCGCGACACGGAAGCTGTGA
- a CDS encoding energy transducer TonB family protein — protein MYLLYRSRHLFSWLPALIVAGCLLFASQQAALKIQPRYDETAIELALVEPEPAPEPQPETPPEPQPEPPPPEPEPIPEPVVPAPEPIVEAKPVPKPQPKPKPKPVKEKAKPVEKPKPTPAPAVPRALASKPAAQPAPAAPAAPKVNAQAIENGYLLALRRELEQRKRYPSGRQASLERPQGNVEVWLEVDRSGRVLSSGIANKAASMLLNRAAMSSLQSISSVKPFPSEAFAGQTTKRFTATFNYQAP, from the coding sequence ATGTATCTGCTCTATCGCTCACGTCATCTTTTCAGCTGGTTGCCGGCGCTGATTGTCGCCGGTTGCCTGCTGTTCGCCAGCCAACAGGCGGCGCTGAAGATCCAGCCGCGCTACGACGAAACCGCCATTGAACTGGCGCTGGTGGAACCTGAACCGGCGCCGGAACCCCAACCGGAAACACCGCCGGAACCTCAGCCCGAACCGCCGCCGCCCGAGCCGGAGCCGATCCCCGAACCGGTGGTGCCGGCGCCGGAACCGATCGTGGAAGCCAAGCCGGTGCCGAAGCCACAGCCGAAGCCCAAACCCAAACCGGTGAAAGAGAAAGCCAAACCGGTAGAGAAACCCAAACCGACGCCGGCGCCCGCCGTACCGCGCGCGCTGGCCAGCAAACCGGCGGCGCAGCCCGCACCGGCCGCTCCCGCGGCGCCGAAGGTGAACGCGCAGGCGATAGAAAACGGCTACCTGCTGGCCTTGCGCCGTGAGTTGGAACAGCGCAAGCGCTACCCGAGCGGGCGGCAGGCCTCGCTCGAGCGCCCGCAGGGCAACGTCGAGGTGTGGTTGGAGGTCGATCGCAGCGGGCGGGTGCTCTCTTCCGGCATCGCCAACAAAGCCGCCAGCATGCTGCTGAATCGCGCGGCGATGAGCAGCCTGCAAAGCATCAGTTCAGTGAAGCCGTTCCCGAGCGAGGCGTTCGCCGGGCAAACAACCAAAAGATTTACCGCGACGTTCAATTATCAGGCGCCTTAG
- a CDS encoding TonB-dependent receptor family protein, with the protein MKSFNRSGIYLAVMLPGAALAADATDVGTISVKGQSLGGGMMVQDDSAKARSTVTKEAMDKMPSAANAIDKLKYTPGLNVNSNDASGLSGVDYTMRGMNSDQIGLSMDGIPINDSGNYAVYPNLLGDAENLEEVFVTQGSSEADGPHIGSSGGNIGLVTRRPAKDFGGFVKQTLGSNSLSKTFARLETGEYNGFSNWLSYSHTEAKKWRGEGRLYSDKFEMNSLYEDGNGNSSNLVMKYNRQNNTNYNTLSKAQFQNDGRDTDYVTSPEYNSKGQLNKYYKIERNPFENFTLSFTQKLQLRDNLSLTLQPYYYWGNGGSFNGQTASVLSSTSDRAGQYDLSNLQSNTYYRPSWTQTWRPGITTKLKWDINEQHSLDVGYWYERARQLQTQPFISIKGDGNPSQIWGKPGGSDQVKDANGNTVQGRNQYTITPAQKVWLQDTWFATPDWTFVGGLAYQYVERKGDNRGSLYNVPEKRKATYHEFLPNFSASYKVNQENQVFYNLTRNMRTPPNYVLYNVGDSLSTKPELSWNHELGWRFQQEDMLLSATLFYMRYSDRQISTTNAAGDYEMMNIGNVENKGLELEWSGQLPHNFNYYTSYTYTQSKQKSDIVSNGGQPLPTSGKEVPNVPKNLLNMTLGYDDGLYYGSVSGKYVSAFYGDLTNDEKIGGRTVFDLAAGVHLPVDKKIVKSAALRFGISNLFDKEYLTSVRTTTFNAAPYGGVKASTPYYNVGEERTFSVSLEATF; encoded by the coding sequence ATGAAATCGTTTAATCGTTCTGGGATCTATCTGGCGGTGATGCTGCCGGGCGCCGCGCTGGCGGCCGACGCCACCGATGTCGGCACCATCAGCGTCAAGGGGCAGTCGCTCGGCGGCGGCATGATGGTGCAGGATGACAGCGCCAAGGCGCGCTCCACCGTCACCAAAGAAGCGATGGACAAAATGCCGTCGGCGGCCAACGCCATCGATAAACTGAAATACACGCCGGGCCTGAACGTCAACAGCAACGACGCCAGCGGCCTGAGCGGCGTGGACTACACCATGCGCGGCATGAACTCGGATCAGATCGGCCTGTCGATGGACGGCATCCCGATCAATGACTCCGGCAACTACGCGGTCTACCCGAACCTGCTCGGCGATGCGGAGAACCTGGAAGAGGTGTTCGTCACCCAGGGGTCTTCCGAAGCGGACGGCCCGCACATCGGCTCCAGCGGCGGCAACATCGGCCTGGTGACGCGCCGCCCGGCGAAAGACTTCGGCGGTTTCGTCAAGCAGACGCTGGGCAGCAACAGCCTGAGCAAAACCTTCGCCCGCCTGGAAACCGGCGAGTACAACGGCTTCAGCAACTGGCTCTCCTATTCGCACACCGAGGCGAAGAAATGGCGCGGCGAGGGGCGGCTGTACTCCGACAAGTTCGAGATGAACTCGCTGTATGAAGACGGCAACGGCAACAGCAGCAATCTGGTGATGAAGTACAACCGCCAGAACAACACCAACTACAACACCCTGAGCAAGGCGCAGTTCCAAAACGACGGTCGTGACACCGATTATGTCACCTCGCCGGAGTACAACAGCAAAGGGCAGTTGAACAAGTATTACAAGATTGAACGCAACCCGTTCGAGAACTTTACGCTGTCGTTCACCCAGAAACTGCAGCTGCGCGACAACCTGTCGCTGACTCTGCAGCCCTATTACTACTGGGGCAACGGCGGCAGTTTCAACGGCCAGACGGCGTCGGTATTGTCCAGCACGTCAGACAGAGCCGGGCAGTATGACCTCAGCAACCTGCAGTCCAACACCTATTACCGCCCGTCGTGGACCCAAACCTGGCGGCCGGGCATCACCACCAAGCTGAAGTGGGACATCAACGAGCAGCACAGCCTGGACGTCGGTTATTGGTACGAGCGCGCGCGCCAGTTGCAGACTCAGCCGTTCATCAGCATCAAGGGCGACGGCAACCCGTCACAGATTTGGGGGAAACCTGGCGGTTCCGATCAGGTGAAGGACGCCAACGGCAACACCGTGCAGGGACGCAACCAGTACACCATCACCCCGGCGCAGAAAGTGTGGCTGCAGGACACCTGGTTCGCCACGCCGGACTGGACCTTCGTCGGCGGCCTGGCCTATCAGTATGTGGAGCGCAAAGGGGACAACCGCGGCAGCCTGTACAACGTGCCGGAGAAGCGCAAAGCCACCTATCACGAATTCCTGCCGAACTTCAGCGCCAGCTATAAGGTGAACCAGGAAAACCAGGTGTTCTACAACCTGACGCGCAACATGCGCACGCCGCCAAACTACGTGCTGTACAACGTCGGCGACTCGCTCAGCACCAAGCCGGAACTGAGCTGGAACCACGAGCTGGGCTGGCGTTTCCAGCAAGAGGACATGCTGCTGAGCGCCACGCTGTTCTACATGCGCTACAGCGATCGCCAAATCTCCACCACCAACGCGGCCGGCGACTACGAGATGATGAACATCGGCAACGTGGAGAACAAAGGGCTGGAGCTGGAGTGGAGCGGCCAACTGCCGCATAACTTCAACTACTACACCTCTTATACCTATACCCAATCGAAGCAGAAGAGCGACATCGTCAGCAATGGCGGGCAGCCGCTGCCGACCTCCGGCAAAGAAGTGCCGAACGTGCCGAAAAACCTGCTGAACATGACGTTGGGTTATGACGACGGGCTGTATTACGGCAGCGTCAGCGGCAAGTACGTCAGCGCGTTCTACGGCGATCTGACCAACGACGAGAAGATCGGCGGCCGCACGGTGTTCGATCTGGCGGCGGGGGTGCATCTGCCGGTGGACAAGAAAATCGTCAAAAGCGCCGCGCTGCGCTTTGGCATCAGCAACCTGTTTGACAAGGAATACCTGACCTCGGTGCGCACCACCACCTTCAACGCGGCGCCCTACGGCGGTGTGAAGGCCAGCACGCCGTATTACAACGTCGGCGAAGAACGCACCTTCAGCGTCTCGCTGGAAGCCACCTTTTAA
- a CDS encoding MotA/TolQ/ExbB proton channel family protein, whose amino-acid sequence MDANLLHDIIFYVMYAALAIALVIIIERTLYFAYTQRQARRLEQALTPEVRRAADLPDALTQRNSLPMAVIAPVLAQKHRAGDREAIGDLIDAQYLLSKPPMARGLWLLETVVTAAPLLGLLGTVMGIIETFKALAASGVSEPSLVSAGMGTALYATGLGIAIALLCLVANNFLQSRMERINELLKVLLIRAGQPASRPESGSGEQWVDSGAPRYA is encoded by the coding sequence ATGGACGCCAATCTGTTGCACGACATTATTTTCTACGTGATGTACGCCGCGCTGGCGATTGCGCTGGTGATCATCATCGAACGCACGCTGTACTTCGCCTATACCCAGCGCCAGGCGCGCCGGCTGGAGCAGGCGCTGACGCCGGAGGTGCGCCGCGCCGCCGATTTGCCCGACGCGCTGACCCAGCGCAACAGCCTGCCGATGGCGGTGATCGCGCCGGTATTGGCGCAGAAGCACCGCGCCGGCGACCGCGAGGCGATCGGCGATCTGATCGACGCCCAGTACCTGCTGAGCAAGCCGCCGATGGCGCGCGGCCTGTGGCTGCTGGAAACCGTGGTCACCGCCGCGCCGTTGCTGGGGCTGCTGGGTACGGTGATGGGGATCATCGAAACCTTCAAGGCGCTGGCCGCCTCGGGGGTGTCCGAGCCGAGTCTGGTGTCGGCCGGCATGGGCACCGCGCTGTACGCCACCGGGCTGGGCATCGCCATCGCGCTGCTGTGCCTGGTGGCCAACAACTTCCTGCAGAGCCGCATGGAGCGCATCAACGAACTGCTGAAGGTGCTGCTGATCCGCGCCGGTCAACCGGCCAGCCGCCCGGAGAGCGGCAGCGGCGAACAATGGGTTGACAGCGGAGCGCCGCGCTATGCCTAA